A DNA window from Euleptes europaea isolate rEulEur1 chromosome 20, rEulEur1.hap1, whole genome shotgun sequence contains the following coding sequences:
- the CCPG1 gene encoding cell cycle progression protein 1 → MSENSSDSDSSCGWTVINHEGSDVEGLASENEGPSGPVELGPEESAVLMPGEQHEEPVVALQAEFGQNNASSAVDQSGSPSETPQPAAEGEREKLPEESSCVGAVSDDSDIVTLETPKIEEIGNPEEVSLGEEEEEEVPVSEDVNMGSSSSSQYTFCRPEAAFPPHPSGEESSSDETSNGSSPTLRRRRGAKKRPASSSESEDAPPHEQDPELVPERPHKHRFGSGLNQCILLALVIAVSMGFGHFYGLLDGTIQIQKRQQIVEKTHEDELNDMKDHLLQCQQGQVMAGECQSLKEGLTTCLLSTEMEKKSFASQKWSLASENQHLRESLEREEKALAVLQEELRKLREQIRQLENLRAASPNPVGTENRRLKAHLEEEKQRRQSFVQQKAALFTEAQMLRRELDKERQLAEALRDELEKQSSQQAPPVAGPRGGPQEESEEIDALRGRLVELEKKLSFEQQRSDLWEKLYVEVKDQAEKQEQAGKLVKTGGKGAGKARKKAKASFFGSVKETFDAMKNSTKEFVRHHKEKIKQAKEAVKENLRKFSDSVKSTFRHFKDTTKNIFEEREKRRYGDQRVKGGPHKPMPYRAPGSQREFQEGRAPRESRPSRGPREPASPEQSRKHRMALKGCAGIFDCAHQEFVSLFNRVLDPIRADEFNQLMHKYLQQEVDNFHHWRELDGFISQFFHNGVFIHDQMLFTDFVSDIKDYLEDMGEYQRDREGAFEDVDSYIYTYYFRQDHSPQQGPSQPPKRASFTQQERASPKYQQRHRREREGKWPKQGGGRSNGRHVANVEIEWGRLPLDPKY, encoded by the exons ATGTCGGAGAACTCCAGTGACAGCGATTCTTCCTGCGGCTGGACAGTCATCAATCATGAG ggctCTGACGTGGAGGGCTTGGCCTCTGAGAACGAAGGGCCGAGCGGCCCTGTGGAGCTGGGCCCGGAGGAATCAGCGGTTCTGATGCCAGGAGAGCAGCATGAGGAGCCGGTGGTGGCCCTGCAAG CTGAATTTGGCCAAAATAATGCCTCATCTGCCGTAGATCAAAGCGGCTCCCCCTCAGAGACCCCTCAGCCTGCTGCAGAG ggtgagagagagaaattgccCGAGGAAAGTTCTTGCGTGGGGGCGGTTAGTGATGATTCCGATATTGTTACCCTCGAGACGCCTAAGATTGAAGAAATTGGAAACCCGGAAGAAGTCTcccttggggaggaggaggaggaggaagtcccCGTCTCAGAAGATGTTAACATGGGCTCTTCTTCTAGCAGCCAGTACACGTTTTGTCGGCCAGAAGCAG CCTTCCCGCCTCACCCGAGTGGCGAAGAGTCCAGCAGCGATGAAACAAGCAACGGCTCCAGCCCCACCCTAAGACGCCGGCGGGGGGCCAAGAAGAGGCCAGCCTCCAGCTCCGAGTCGGAAGATGCACCTCCTCACGAGCAGGACCCTGAGCTGGTGCCAGAGCGGCCGCACAAGCACCGCTTCGGCAGCGGCCTCAACCAGTGTATCCTCCTCGCTCTGGTCATTGCGGTCAGCATGGGCTTTGGCCATTTCTATG GGCTTCTCGATG GTACAATTCAGATCCAGAAACGCCAGCAGATAGTTGAGAAGACGCACGAAGATGAACTGAACGACATGAAGGACCACCTTCTTCAGTGCCAGCAGGGCCAGGTGATGGCGGGCGAATGCCAG TCGCTAAAGGAAGGCCTGACAACGTGCTTGCTTTCAACCGAgatggaaaaaaaatcctttgcgTCTCAGAAATGGAGCCTTGCTTCTGAAAACCAGCACCTGCGCGAATCTctggagagggaggagaaggccttggccgtGCTGCAGGAGGAGCTGAGGAAGCTGAGGGAGCAAATTAGACAGCTGGAGAACCTGAGAGCCGCCAGCCCCAATCCTGTGGGGACGGAGAACCGACGACTGAAGGCCCACCTGGAAGAGGAGAAGCAGCGGAGGCAGAGCTTCGTGCAGCAGAAGGCGGCCTTGTTTACCGAGGCCCAGATGCTGCGGCGGGAGCTGGACAAGGAGCGTCAGCTGGCCGAAGCGCTCCGGGATGAGCTGGAAAAGCAGAGTTCCCAACAGGCGCCCCCAGTGGCAGGCCCTCGTGGGGGCCCGCAGGAAGAGAGCGAGGAAATAGACGCTCTGCGGGGGAGGCTGGTGGAGCTGGAGAAGAAGCTGAGCTTCGAGCAGCAGCGCTCCGACTTGTGGGAAAAGCTCTACGTGGAAGTAAAGGACCAGGCGGAAAAACAAGAGCAAGCGGGAAAGCTGGTGAAGACGGGCGGGAAAGGAGCCGGTAAAGCCAGAAAGAAGGCCAAAGCCAGCTTCTTTGGGTCAGTGAAGGAGACTTTTGATGCCATGAAGAATTCGACCAAGGAATTTGTCAGGCACCATAAAGAAAAAATTAAGCAGGCCAAGGAAGCTGTCAAGGAGAATTTGAGGAAATTCTCTGATTCAGTCAAGTCTACCTTTAGACACTTTAAGGACACCACAAAAAATATCtttgaggagagggagaagagaaggTACGGTGACCAAAGAGTGAAGGGGGGTCCCCACAAGCCGATGCCCTACAGGGCCCCCGGCAGCCAGAGAGAGTTCCAAGAGGGGAGGGCCCCCCGAGAGAGCCGCCCCTCCCGCGGCCCCCGAGAACCTGCCTCGCCGGAGCAGAGCCGGAAGCACCGCATGGCCCTCAAGGGCTGCGCGGGCATTTTTGACTGTGCTCATCAGGAGTTCGTTAGCCTGTTTAACCGAGTCCTGGATCCAATCCGTGCAGATGAGTTTAATCAGCTAATGCACAAATATTTGCAGCAAGAGGTAGACAACTTCCATCACTGGAGAGAACTGGACGGTTTCATCAGTCAGTTTTTCCACAACGGCGTTTTCATCCATGACCAAATGCTCTTCACAGACTTTGTCAGTGACATTAAGGATTATCTTGAGGACATGGGAGAGTACCAACGGGACAGGGAGGGGGCATTTGAGGATGTGGACAGTTACATCTACACCTACTACTTCCGTCAGGATCACTCGCCTCAGCAGGGGCCCAG CCAACCTCCGAAAAGGGCTTCTTTCACCCAGCAGGAAAGAGCCTCCCCGAAGTACCAGCAGCGCCACAGAAGAGAACGAGAAGGCAAGTGGCCCAAGCAGGGCGGGGGGCGCTCCAACGGCCGGCACGTGGCCAACGTGGAGATCGAGTGGGGCCGGCTGCCCTTGGACCCCAAGTACTGA
- the PIGB gene encoding GPI mannosyltransferase 3: MAEAFIGRPSAAAFPPGAETPGTRRRVEPQAARTTVRPGEQPHGRTAPPAGRLEAEARVPGSSPAGAAHGAGVGGAPAPLVRGEGWGGSRETVSPPPAGCGLGGGAVRGLGLGPGLGGGPSVGAAGGLLVRRRRRLRRRLGEGLQEGLVDVDPAGHPHGRRHHRLRHARAPPHLSGQSSRLTGGTAACAKGPSPRTRAASLRQGGHFRQRGGGTSWRSQRRVPGGVRTRFRARGGGRTFGPALHRKAPARPAHPGSASARSREAAPPGRAVGDVAMETGPGGRGGIRPPHVRLRKRKSELYSPAPGGAAAVAARRSPALPGETLRLASLAVVLRLLNCLLVQTSFVPDEYWQSLEVAHRLVFNYGYLTWEWTEGLRSSLFPLFFAGIYKGLHLLSKDDVQWLIWLPRMAQALLSALAEVKLHSFAKRLDDGETAKWVAFCQLCSWFTWFCCTRTLTNTMEAVLGTWALSYYPMEGTEAGSRRKCLALVALACLVRPTALIPWTPLLLHQFWKEPRKQQLLLTTYLPVGLISLGGSLIVDRLFFGRWVVVQLNFLKFNVLHNLAAFYGSHPWHWYFSQGLPVVLGPHLPFFIHGCFQAPQKHRIFLAVVLWTVGVYSTLSHKEFRFIYPVLPFCMVFCGRSLRQLKRGRRAACAFLVLGNLLPALYTGLVHQRGTLDVMGYLQGLCQAPAASVWMLMPCHSTPHYSHLHCPLPLRFLECPPDLTGKADYRDEAAVFYTDPQKWLTEEFSNTTLLPTHVVFFNVLEQDIASFLAANGYTRAATFFHTHLPQGRTGSSVYVYKRTESVSEDPPTAS; this comes from the exons ATGGCGGAGGCCTTTATTGGGCGCCCTTCAGCCGCCGCCTTCCCGCCTGGCGCGGAGACTCCGGGGACGAGGAGGCGGGTCGAGCCTCAGGCGGCGAGGACGACTGTCCGTCCGGGCGAGCAGCCCCATGGCCGCACAGCTCCTCCGGCGGGCCGCTTGGAGGCCGAGGCGCGGGTGCCAGGCAGCAGTCCGGCAGGTGCAGCCCACGGAGCCGGCGTGGGGGGGGCGCCTGCCCCCCTCGTGCGTggagagggctggggggggtcgcGCGagacagtctctcccccccccgccggctgCGGCCTTGGGGGCGGTGCGGTGCGGGGCCTAGGCCTTGGGCCGGGCCTGGGTGGGGGCCCCTCCGTGGGGGCTGCGGGTGGGCTCCtggtccggcggcggcggcggctccggcgTCGCCTTGGCGAGGGGCTGCAGGAGGGGCTGGTAGATGTAGACCCCGCCGGCCACCCCCacggccgccgccaccaccgcctgcGCCACGCTCGGGCCCCGCCGCATCTCTCCGGGCAGAGCAGCAGGCTTACCGGTGGGACAGCCGCCTGCGCGAAAGGGCCGTCACCGCGCACGCGCGCCGCCTCTCTCCGCCAGGGCGGCCACTTCCGTCAGCGGGGGGGCGGGACTTCCTGGCGCTCTCAGCGACGGGTGCCCGGAGGAGTCAGAACGCGCTTCCGGGCCCGTGGGGGAGGGCGCACTTTTGGCCCCGCCCTCCACCGGAAagcgcccgcccgccccgcccaTCCCGGAAGCGCGTCCGCGCGGAGCCGAGAGGCGGCCCCCCCCGGGAGGGCGGTGGGAGACGTCGCCATGGAGACCGGGCCTGGCGGCCGCGGGGGGATCCGGCCCCCCCACGTGCGCCTGCGGAAGCGGAAGTCGGAGCTCTACAGCCCCGCCCCCGGGGGTGCCGCCGCCGTCGCCGCGAGGCGGAGCCCGG CCCTCCCGGGGGAGACGCTCCGCCTGGCCTCCCTGGCCGTCGTCCTCAGGCTGCTCAACTGCCTTTTAGTCCAGACCAGTTTTGTCCCGGACGAGTACTGGCAGTCGCTGGAGGTCGCCCATCGACTGGTGTTCAA TTATGGCTATTTGACCTGGGAGTGGACGGAAGGGCTGCGGAGTTCCCTCTTCCCGCTCTTCTTTGCCGGCATCTATAAAGGGCTGCATCTGTTGTCCAAGGATGACGTCCAGTGGTTG ATCTGGCttcccaggatggcccaggcccTTCTGTCGGCGCTGGCAGAGGTGAAGCTCCATTCTTTCGCGAAGCGCCTGGATGATGGCGAGACGGCCAAGTGGGTG GCCTTCTGCCAGCTGTGCTCCTGGTTCACATGGTTCTGCTGTACCAGAACTCTGACCAACACCATGGAAGCGGTCCTTGGCACCTGGGCCCTCTCCTACTACCCGATGGAAGGCACAGAGGCGGGGAGCAG GCGGAAGTGCCTGGCCCTGGTGGCGCTGGCGTGCCTCGTTCGCCCGACCGCTCTCATCCCCTGGACTCCATTGCTGCTCCATCAGTTCTGGAAAGAGCCGCGAAAGCAGCAGCTGCTGTTGACCACCTACCTCCCCGTGGG GCTGATCTCTTTAGGAGGGTCTCTCATAGTGGACCGACTGTTCTTTGGCCGG TGGGTTGTGGTGCAGCTGAACTTCTTGAAGTTTAACGTCCTGCACAATTTGGCTGCTTTCTATGGCTCCCACCCGTGGCACTGGTACTTCTCCCAGGGTTTGCCGGTGGTCCTGGGCCCCCACCTCCCCTTCTTCATTCATGGCTGCTTTCAAGCCCCACAGAAGCATCGCATCTTCCTGGCGGTGGTACTTTGGACTGTGGGGGTTTACAG CACGCTGAGCCACAAAGAATTCCGGTTTATCTACCCTGTGCTGCCGTTCTGCATGGTGTTTTGCG GACGTTCTCTTCGGCAGCTGAAAAGAGGGAGGCGGGCCGCCTGCGCCTTCCTAGTGCTGGGCAACCTGCTGCCTGCGCTCTACACAGGGCTTGTCCATCAACGCGGCACCCTTGACGTCATGGGCTACCTGCAAGGGCTGTGCCAGGCCCCAGCGGCTTCCGTCTGGATGCTGATGCCCTGCCATTCCACACCTCACTACAG ccacctccactgccccctcccactgaggttcctggaGTGCCCCCCAGACTTGACGGGGAAGGCTGATTACCGGGACGAAGCAGCTGTGTTTTACACGGACCCACAGAAGTGGCTCACGGAGGAGTTCTCTAACACTACCTTGCTACCCACCCATGTGGTCTTCTTCAATGTGCTGGAACAG GACATCGCGTCCTTCCTGGCTGCCAACGGCTACACCAGGGCCGCCACCTTCTTTCACACCCACCTCCCTCAAGGCCGGACCGGAAGCTCCGTTTACGTCTACAAAAGAACCGAAAGCGTCTCTGAAGACCCACCTACAGCCAGCTAA